In the Coraliomargarita sinensis genome, AACGCTGAAGCGATGGCCGTGGTCAGGACCAGGGCCAAAATTAGTGCCAACATACCGCGCATCTGCATTGGTGAGAGGGACTAGAGGGTTGCACCTAAAAAGCAAGAATCCATGTTCGACCTTTTACAGCGACAACCCAGCCTAAACGTTTCGATGCCGAAGCCAAAAATTTTTACAGAATCAGATTTTGATGTTCGCCCCTCCACCATTAAGGGGGCCGGACAGGGACTTTTTGCCAAAACCCATATCCGGGAAGAGGACACCATCGGCTACTATACGGGCGAGGTGATCGACGAAAACGCCTTCCACGACCCCGAACGCCCCTTCTCCGCCTACGTGCTCTGGGTCTGCCGAACGCATATCATTATCGGTGAGGGTCCCAAGGCGAACTACACCCGCTACATCAACCACAGCGATGAGCCCAACGCCTTTCTCGTGGTTTCCCACCGCTGGAAAAGCGCACGTTTTGAAGCGCTCTGCGATATCGCCCCCGGTGAGGAAATCTTTTTCAACTACGGTGAAGATTACTGGGAATAGCTACCGGGATTTGAGATTCGGGATACGAGTTGCGAGTGATCGGGTGCAGAACGAAAATTGTCCGGTACTATATCGAAACTTGTCAGGGAGCGGCTAGTCTACATCGTTCATCATCCCCTCACCCCTCATCCCGCATCCCGCATCCCGCATCCAAAGCCAATGGCACTAACCGATATTTTCAAGGACCTCGACGAAGAGCAACGCACCGAAGTGGAGCAGCTCCCCCGCTCGGAGCGGCTCGGGCAAATTGCGGCACTTCGCCAGATGTCGACCAGACAACTCCTGCAGGAAGTTTCCGAACAAACCGGGCTCCCACTGGTGGGTCAAATCGAACTGATTGAAAATCCAACCTGGTCGCTGCCCCTTCGCCTGATCCACGAATACCAATGTGTGCCGGTACAAAACGGGGAACCCGTAAAAGCGGACGGCAGTTCAACAGAAGAGGAAGACAGCACGGCCCCCATTCCACTCGTCACCCTTTGGCCACCGGATGAAAAAATGGACCGCTGGATCTACGCCACCTGCGGCCGCATGCCGAAGTGGCATCTCGGCAATCCCGAACAGGTGGTCGAAACCATCACCGAGCATTTTGGCGTCGGTGCTGGGAGTCTGGACGAGTCGGACCTTGTCACCGATGTCGCCGAAACTCAGGACGACGAAGATGAGGACGCCGCCGTTATCCGTTTTGTCAATGAAGTCGTCTCCAAAGCGGTCAGCGACCGCGCTACGGATATTCACTTTGAGCCACACCGTGACGAACTGCAGATCCGCTACCGCATCGACGGCGAGCTCGTACCCATTCGGGTGCCGGATAACTTGATCCGCTTTCAGGGCGCCATTATTTCACGCCTGAAAATCATGGCGAAGCTGAATATCTCAGAAAAGCGCCGCCCGCAGGACGGGCGTATCTCTTTCGGTTCAGGCAATTCAGAACTCGACATCCGGATTTCCACTTTCCCGACCATGTACGGCGAGAGTGTCTCGCTACGTCTGCTGAATCAAAAGTCCAAACCGCTCTCCATGCGAGAACTGGGCCTCGACCCTAACGAAGAGAAAAAACTCAGCCACGCGCTGAGCACGCCCCATGGTATCATCTTGGTGACGGGGCCGACCGGTTCGGGTAAGTCAACGTCACTGACCGCTTATATCCGCCTGATCAACAAACCCGAGCGACGCATCATCACGGTCGAAGACCCGGTCGAATACGAAGTGCCGGGTGTCAACCAGACGCAGGTCCACCCCGAGATCGGGCTGACCTTTGCCCAGTCACTGCGCGCCGTGCTGCGTCAGGACCCGGACGTGATCATGGTAGGTGAGATTCGCGACCGCGAAACCGCTGACATCGCCATCCGTGCCTCGCTAACCGGCCACCTCGTCCTCAGCACCCTCCACACCAACGATGCTCCGGGGGCGCTGACGCGGCTCATCGATATGGACATCGAGCCTTTCCTCATCGCCTCTTCCGTCGAGATGATCATCGCGCAGCGCCTCGTGCGCCGCCTCTGCCCGGAGTGCGCCCGCCCTGCCAACTACGAAGCGAATCAAATAGCCGGCTTCCTCGCGACCATGCGGATCGACCCGAGCGAGGCTCAATTCGGACATCTCGCCAAAGAAGCCGTCGGCTGTGAACGCTGCCGCTCGCTCGGCTTCCGTGGTCGGGTCGGCATTTTCGAAATCCTCCGCGTGACCGACGAGATTCACGAGCATATCGTCAAGCGCGACTCCGCCCGGCTCATCCGTCAGACCGCCATTTCCCAGGACATGCGTACACTCATGCAAAGCGGTTGGGGACATATCAAAGAAGGCACCACCACGATCGAGGAAGTCATGCGATTCGCGGATTTGGAAAACGAAGAATCCTAGTTGCGCTTAAAAAAGTTTTCCGCTCGGCGACTCGTAGCGGTGGTGCGCCAGCACCGTCCTGCGGCACTTCCACTCGTAATTCTCTATTACGCTCGCCGCTCTGCTTCGATCGCACGCATCTTCTCGCGCTCCTCTTTGAACTTCCGGCGGTTGCAATTACAGTGCAGACAAAGTGGAGAATTGTAGGTCAGCACAAAACGTTCTTTCAGCGAGAGCGGGCGCTCCTGCCCCAGTTCCACCATTTTTATGGCCGGCCCGCAGCTGGGCACGACGGCACCCACCGTGTCGAAAAACAAATCGGCCGCAGAACGCTTTTGTGTCTTACCTGACTTCATGTTGAATTGATCCTATCCAAGCTATTAACGTTTTCCAGTCGTCGCCGAGGTTTTTTTCTTTTGCAATCCAAGACAATGCGCCACCGATCGTCTCTCATAGCTCTTCTTCTCTTGTTTTCGAACGCCCTGCCGGGCGCTGCCAAACAGAGTCGCCTGCAGTCTTATTACAATATTGCTGAAGGCAACTATTTGATCGGCGACCGGAGCGGCGCGGCGCGCGGCATCGAACAATGCCTGCGACTCGACCCCGAACATGCCCCCAGCCTGGCACTGCAATCCAAGCTCCTCCTCGAACAATCCGAAATCGAGGCTGCTCTGGCATCTGCTGAAGCCGCGATCGCATCCGCGCCGGAGGAACTGGAATATCAGGTGCTCAGAGCACTCATCCTCGGCAATCTCGATCGCCGCGAGGATGCGATGGCCCAAATCGATACAGTCCTGGCAAAAGCGCAGCCCGGCAGCGAGCACGCGCGAACCGCCCAACATCTTAAAGGCCTGCTCAAAATGGCGGAAGAAAAATGGGACGATGCCGCCGACGCGTTCCAAAAAACCTACGGCCCCCAGCCGGAAGCGTCGGACACCGGCCGCCAGCTTGCTACTGAAGCCTATCTGGAAAAAGCACGGACCGCACCGGATATCGAGGGGGCCCTCGCCGCGATCGACCAGGCGATCGAACTCTACCGGGGCCAGACCGGCCGGGAAAACCTGGAAGCTTTGAGCCGCCTGGAAATCAAGCGCGCTCAACTTCTGGCGCAGGCGGGAGAGACGCAACAGGCCACCACCGTTCTCCAACAAATTGTTGGGGAAGACCCGGACAATCTGGAGGCCACAGTAACTCTGGCCTCTCTTTATGCCAACCGCGAGGAATGGCTGGCCCTTGAAGACCTGATCGAGCCGATTTCGAAAAACCCGGCCCTGGCCGATATCGCGCTCTACCTGAAAGGGCGCGTAGCCCTTGCCCGCGACCGGGTGGGCACCGCCCGGGCTAGATTCGAGGAAGCCCTGGAACTCAACGCCAATCGACCAACCGCGCTACAACATGCACTCGAGTTCTACCGTAGCATCTGCTTTGAAAGACTAAAACGCCGCGACGAGGCCATCAAAAGTCTGAAAAGGGCTGTCGACGGCGGCTACGTCCCGGAAACGCCCGATGAAGCCGTTCATTTGGGACGACTGCTGCTGCGGCAAAAGGATTTGGATCCACTCCTGCCCACTCTGGAGAAAGCATTGCTCCGCGGCAACACGAGTGCAGAAGGCTGGGCGCTCTTGGGACGGGCCCACATTAAAAAGGGGCGTAACGAACTGGCCCTGAGCGCACTCAACCAATCGCTCGACCTCGAACCGGAGCAGGCCGGGATCCTGGCATTGCGTGGCTCGCTCCTGCGCAAGATCGGGGACCTGCAGGGTGCCTTGGTCGACTACGAGCGTGCCCATCAACTGGAACCGTCGAGTCCGGTGTTGAGCTATGAGCAGGGGCTCGTGCTCCTTCAACTCGGCCGCATCGGGGAAGCAGAGCCTTTTCTCCGCGTGGCCGCGCGCAAGCTCACCACCCATGTGACACTCGACCTGCTCCACGCCAGTTGCGCCTACACGCTGGGCAAATACGAAGAAGCCGCCCAATCGCTACAGCAATATCTCCACCCCCAACTCGAAGGCGATGCTTTGAAGCAATTCAAGGCCAACCAATCCGATACCGCGGCCTACCTCCATACCCTCCTTTCCGGGAAGAAAGGCATTCAAATAAGCGAACTGGCAACGACCTCGAAATCGGCGACTCTCTACAACGACTATGCTCGCGGCAAAGCCAGCCGCAAACAGGTCCTTGACTGGGCCGGCCGCGCAGAGACCCCGGAACAGGCGCGCACTCAAATTTGTGCAGCCAGTTACTGGCTCGCCCAACTTGAAAGAGCACGGGCCCATAGCGAAAACCTCAAGGAATTGCTCCATATCGCCATCGAAACAGGCTCTCCCGAAAATCCGGAGTTCCAGTTCGCACGCTGGCAACTCAAGCACGACTAGAAGCCTACTCTGGGCGATTTTTCGTCCGGCTCGGGAGAGACTGGTATCGCAATACACTGCTTTTTTTCCTTGCGCAAGTGCCGGAGAAAAGCATTTTCCGTCAGTTCAGCGTTAGAGCGCGTCCTGCGAAGGGCCCGCTCCCCGGCTAATCCTTAGAGGGATTTTAACGGTCAGGGCGGTCAGGTGACGGCCCCGACGGTTCCAGAAACCCGGAATCCATAGCAAGGGAAAATAAAATCAAAACATATGTCAGATATATCAGATACAATCGTCGATAAAGCAGCTATCATCAAGGAATTCGGTGCCAACGAAAACGACACCGGCTCTTCCGAAGTGCAAATCGCGCTGCTTACCGCACGCATTAAACACCTTACCGAGCACCTTCGCGACAATCGCAAGGACTTCCACTCACGCCGCGGCCTGATCGCCATGACCGCCCGCCGCCGTAAGTTGCTCGACTACTTGAAGCGCACCGACTTCGGTCGCTACACCGCGATTCTCGAGAAGCTCAAGCTTCGCCGATAAGACTCTCAATGATGCCGGGCTTCGTTTCACGAAGCCCGGCATTTTCTTTTTACCCCGTTCTTTAAATCGCCTCGTCAACATCGTAATCTTAATCGTAATTCTCTGACCACACTGGAAGAGGATTACGATTAAGAGTAGGATGGAGATTAGGAAAAATTCATAGCCCGTAGCCGAAGCCCTTTGGCTTTGGCCCACGTAATAAACAAGTCAGGTCGACCGGAGTCGTAAGGAATCCGACTACAAAATAAGATGTCGTCCACTTTCAACCTTTCTACTTTATACCTCCACCTGATTACTTTCACGGAAGCATCGCAACCGATTTGCGGTGCTGGCGGCAAATGAAGGTCCCATCCCCGACATGCCGTTGAATGCAAAAAGCAAAATACAAATAGAATGAAACAAAAACATAACGTAAGCGTTGAAGGTCTCGGCATCGAGATCTCCACAGGCACGCTCGCTGGTCTTGCCAGCGGTGCCGTCACCATCCGTCAGGGCGAAACTGAACTCTTCGTTTCCGCCACTGCCGCATCCGCACTCCGCCCCGGGCAGGATTTCTTCCCGCTCACAGTCGACTACCGCGAAAAGTTCTCCGCTGGCGGTAAGTTCCCCGGCGGTTACTTCAAGCGCGAGGGCAAGCCCTCCGAGAAGGAAATCCTCACTTCACGACTTTGCGACCGTCCGCTTCGTCCGCTCTTCCCCAAGGGCTTCATGAACGAAGTACAGGTCATCGGCCTGCTTCTGGCGACCGACCGCATCCACGAGCCAGACGTGCTCATGGTCAATGCCGCCTCCGCAGCCACCCTGATTTCCGACATTCCCTGGAACGGCCCGGTCGGCTGTGTCCGCGTCGGCCAGATCGACGGTGAGTTCATTACCAACCCGACCCACGATGAGATGCTCGACTCCGACCTCGACCTCATCTACGTCGGTAACGAAACCGAAATGATGATGATCGAAGGCTCCGCCGAGTTCATCTCCGACGAGCGCTTCTACGAGGCCCTGCAGTATGGGCAGGAAGCCATCCAGCCGATCATCGCGGCCCAAAGAGAGCTCGCGAAACTTGCCGGTAAGGAAAAGAAGGAATTCGACCTCGTTATCACTCCGAAGGAAGTCACCGACTTCTGCGAAGAGTTTGCCGCCGAGAAGGTTAAGGAAGCGCTCAAGGAAGACAGCTACTCCGCCCGCAAGCTCGCCATCGAAGCGATCGCCAACGAAACCACCGCCGCACTGGAAGAAAAGCTCGGCGCGGACAAGGTGGACGCCAACGACGTTGCCCGCTCCTTCGACGAGATCCAGGAGAAGCTCTACCGCCAGAACATCCTCGAGACCGGCAAGCGTGTCGACGGCCGTGGCGCCGAAGACCTGCGTCCGATCTCCTGCGATACCGGTTTGCTTCCGCGCGTGCACGGCTCCGCCCTATTCAACCGGGGCGAAACCCAGGCACTCGTCATCTCCACGCTCGGCACCAGCCGCGACACTCAGGATATCGACGGCCTCACCGGCGGTGCGACCAGCAAGTCCTTCATCCTGCACTACAACTTCCCCCCCTTCTCCACCGGCGAAGCGGGTCGTTTCGGCTTCACCAGCCGCCGCGAGCAGGGCCACGGTGCGCTCGCCGAGCGTTCGCTCCTCCCGATCCTTCCCCCGGAAGATGAGTTCCCTTACGCTATCCGCGTGGTTTCCGAAGTCATGAGCTC is a window encoding:
- the rpsO gene encoding 30S ribosomal protein S15, which gives rise to MSDISDTIVDKAAIIKEFGANENDTGSSEVQIALLTARIKHLTEHLRDNRKDFHSRRGLIAMTARRRKLLDYLKRTDFGRYTAILEKLKLRR
- a CDS encoding GspE/PulE family protein gives rise to the protein MALTDIFKDLDEEQRTEVEQLPRSERLGQIAALRQMSTRQLLQEVSEQTGLPLVGQIELIENPTWSLPLRLIHEYQCVPVQNGEPVKADGSSTEEEDSTAPIPLVTLWPPDEKMDRWIYATCGRMPKWHLGNPEQVVETITEHFGVGAGSLDESDLVTDVAETQDDEDEDAAVIRFVNEVVSKAVSDRATDIHFEPHRDELQIRYRIDGELVPIRVPDNLIRFQGAIISRLKIMAKLNISEKRRPQDGRISFGSGNSELDIRISTFPTMYGESVSLRLLNQKSKPLSMRELGLDPNEEKKLSHALSTPHGIILVTGPTGSGKSTSLTAYIRLINKPERRIITVEDPVEYEVPGVNQTQVHPEIGLTFAQSLRAVLRQDPDVIMVGEIRDRETADIAIRASLTGHLVLSTLHTNDAPGALTRLIDMDIEPFLIASSVEMIIAQRLVRRLCPECARPANYEANQIAGFLATMRIDPSEAQFGHLAKEAVGCERCRSLGFRGRVGIFEILRVTDEIHEHIVKRDSARLIRQTAISQDMRTLMQSGWGHIKEGTTTIEEVMRFADLENEES
- a CDS encoding SET domain-containing protein-lysine N-methyltransferase encodes the protein MPKPKIFTESDFDVRPSTIKGAGQGLFAKTHIREEDTIGYYTGEVIDENAFHDPERPFSAYVLWVCRTHIIIGEGPKANYTRYINHSDEPNAFLVVSHRWKSARFEALCDIAPGEEIFFNYGEDYWE
- a CDS encoding tetratricopeptide repeat protein, which encodes MFSNALPGAAKQSRLQSYYNIAEGNYLIGDRSGAARGIEQCLRLDPEHAPSLALQSKLLLEQSEIEAALASAEAAIASAPEELEYQVLRALILGNLDRREDAMAQIDTVLAKAQPGSEHARTAQHLKGLLKMAEEKWDDAADAFQKTYGPQPEASDTGRQLATEAYLEKARTAPDIEGALAAIDQAIELYRGQTGRENLEALSRLEIKRAQLLAQAGETQQATTVLQQIVGEDPDNLEATVTLASLYANREEWLALEDLIEPISKNPALADIALYLKGRVALARDRVGTARARFEEALELNANRPTALQHALEFYRSICFERLKRRDEAIKSLKRAVDGGYVPETPDEAVHLGRLLLRQKDLDPLLPTLEKALLRGNTSAEGWALLGRAHIKKGRNELALSALNQSLDLEPEQAGILALRGSLLRKIGDLQGALVDYERAHQLEPSSPVLSYEQGLVLLQLGRIGEAEPFLRVAARKLTTHVTLDLLHASCAYTLGKYEEAAQSLQQYLHPQLEGDALKQFKANQSDTAAYLHTLLSGKKGIQISELATTSKSATLYNDYARGKASRKQVLDWAGRAETPEQARTQICAASYWLAQLERARAHSENLKELLHIAIETGSPENPEFQFARWQLKHD
- the pnp gene encoding polyribonucleotide nucleotidyltransferase: MKQKHNVSVEGLGIEISTGTLAGLASGAVTIRQGETELFVSATAASALRPGQDFFPLTVDYREKFSAGGKFPGGYFKREGKPSEKEILTSRLCDRPLRPLFPKGFMNEVQVIGLLLATDRIHEPDVLMVNAASAATLISDIPWNGPVGCVRVGQIDGEFITNPTHDEMLDSDLDLIYVGNETEMMMIEGSAEFISDERFYEALQYGQEAIQPIIAAQRELAKLAGKEKKEFDLVITPKEVTDFCEEFAAEKVKEALKEDSYSARKLAIEAIANETTAALEEKLGADKVDANDVARSFDEIQEKLYRQNILETGKRVDGRGAEDLRPISCDTGLLPRVHGSALFNRGETQALVISTLGTSRDTQDIDGLTGGATSKSFILHYNFPPFSTGEAGRFGFTSRREQGHGALAERSLLPILPPEDEFPYAIRVVSEVMSSNGSTSMASICGGCLSLMDAGVPITAPCAGISTGLVTEKDADGKITKKVILTDILGAEDHFGDMDFKIAGTKDGITGFQLDLKISGLPFDITLDAIKQNRDARMKILAIMAEHLPESRQDLREHAPRIHTIKIDPEKIGALIGPGGKNIRRITEVSGAQVDIDEDNSGKVLIFATDKESMDRAIQEVELCTAEIVVGKTYRGIVRGIKEFGAFVECLPGKEGLVHISELADFRVKKTEDICKLGDEMVVKCIGVEKGKVRLSRKAALEDAKEGNEEDEEAPETEEKD